aagatttagctgACATCCATCAAAGAAACACTAGAacagaattaaacatatattcagttatctacgaggaacgacggacttgagacttttgtattcaaaagataccaattaaagtataattggttatgctgatgatgggtacttatctgatccacgcAAGGCACGTaaccaaactggatatgtataaatacttgtggaggcactgcaatttcttgacGTTCACATaaacaaacactcgtaacaatttcatcaaataccgccaagattattgcactacatgaagcaagtcgtgaatgtgtgtgacTAAAATCAtaacccaacatatccaaatctcatgcggattatcattcgacaagaAGCATGCGATACTATATGAATATAATGATGAATGTGTGATCAAATGAAAgaatgatacataaaaagcgacaaaACTAAGAATATTCCCCCTAAATTTTTCGCACTCACCCAAGATCTTGAGtagaataaagatattgatatttgttacattcaatcaagtgaaaactcatcagatctcttcacaaagacacttcctacgacaatattcagaaaggaTATATATAATACTGTGATGCataatctacgaaatttgtgaagaatcgtTCGTGTTAACATGAGAGGGGGTTTACATGACTGCGGTCTTTTTTCCTAACTATGGTTTTTATCACAATGtgttttcctagtaaggtttttaacggagcattataaaaacacgtaatgaagacaatcattgtatcatgatcatcatcacaatgaggagtgttgaaaataagagttgaaattatcgaatattgaaaataagagttgaaaTTATTAAATGTTGAAAATACGAGTTGTAaatgttgaaaattagtgtgtggtgatgtatttatttttgaattagtTCCAAAGAATTCTATAAATATGTCTCTCAATTTGTGAAAAAATCACAATTAAGTggtattaaattttataaagtatatagtttaatatattttgtaaatttaagatttttactttttaccttaaattttttcttttaatagatttgaaattattcaaacctaaatacatatttataaattatatagGATTACAGTTTAAAATATAGCATTGAATGTGATATATTATGTTGATTTTGATCGATAGTGTTCACCCGGTTGACTTCAACCCAGGTCTACTTACTGAAATTTTACAAACATTCAAtgtgtaattattttaattttaattttcagaATAATTCTATGAGACATTTAAAGGTTGTATTCATTCACATGGTAAAATGTGAAGCACCACGATTCTACAAACTATATCAAAGTTAATATCACGTGTTTGATTTCTATGAgttataatatgatgtgattttacaaaaaaaaaaaaaaaaataaaactatatgcaactttgttgattttatcggaagatatttcaaactttatCGTCATCACATCTCActcaaaaaaatacaaaaaacttAGAAAAAAAACTTAGAAAAATAGCCTAATTCaaacttttttttaataaaaagtaacCCTCTATggtgtaattaattatattacataatatttaattttgtagggttgacatgtctcacagataaagatttgtaagaccgtcttacaagagacctactctaaagTTTGACCAAGATTACAAACAATACaagtttttttataaatatttattcctTCTATATTTGGTAATTATCATATTTATCAATGAAATATCAAAGGATTACTCCGAGATTAGTTCAATAGCATGTATTCGAAAACAAGAAATATTAATAAGCAAATAACTTTGTGTGGACTTTCCTTGTAGGCCACAAAAAATGACATTTTCAATGTAAATTGGTTAAATACGTTCTCACGGAGTCTCTCCCTTTTGACTTCCGCGTTATCACTTCTCGATAAAAGACTCTATTGGTCATACCGCAGCGTGTGCGCCACCTTTCATAGCATGTTGGAAAAACATATATTTTGGGAAGattacaaaaatttgtgtgagagggtgtcatggatcgtatttttgtgaaattaatttcttatttgggtcatttatggaaaaatattattttttatgctaagagtattactttttattatgaatatcggtagggttgactcgtctcacagataaagatttgtgaaaccGTATCACAAAAGATCTATTTTTGTAATATGATCTCACGGATCAAACGAAtcaattttgtttatatttataataataagtaattttttgtattaatttttttatgagtgACGTAGATAAGATGAGacaaatgaaatatatatttattgaaCTATATCGATTAACCAgcaatttcaaataaaatattataatttccgAATTTGAAAAAAATCTATTATAAAATcaagggcaaaatgatcatttcaGTCGAAACAACCAGCCAACTGCTCTTTGGAAACTTTCCAACACAAGTACATATGACCTTCACAAAATGAGATTCTTGAAATTTACATTTAAAAAATAGCAAGATATAATATAATCATTCATCTTCAAGAACTCTTGAATTCTTTGCAAGAAATCATGGCTGTGAAATCTCAGCCATGTAAAATTCTATGTTCAATCATTCTTTTGATCGTTTCTTCGATCCCGCGGTCTCTCTCTCAATCAACATCTCCACAGAATATTCAGACTTACTACCCAACTTCtactcctcctcctcctccgccgccgccgccgcttcCAACACTGCAGCCACCGTCTCCGCCGCGAAGTTCATCGACCAGAGCGGCGGTGGGGAGAGCCATAGGTGTGACAGCTGCAGCCACTCTGGTTTGTTCCGGGCTgctattttttcttcttctaagGTACTCAAACCGGAGGAGGGTCAGGGATAATTCCATTGTTAGTCCAAATCCAACGATTAGTGCTCCGGTGACTCATGCCGATAATTTTAGCCGATTCAACGGTAATCTTAAAGGGGTAATTGTGGATGAAAATGGGTTGGATGTGCTGTATTGGAGGAACTTGGAAAGTGGGGAGAAGAGGACTAGTTTCAATAAACAGTATTATAAGTTGAAAGATGAGCAGAAAGAAGAACAGAAGAGAACTGGCAGTGAGAAAGAGAGGAAAAATGAGGCACCTTTGCAAGAAATTCCGTTGCTTAGGGGGAAATCTTCAACCTCTCAGAGTCTTGTTTGGGgagaaaaagaagagagaatgaCAAATAAAGCACCGACCCTTTTATCTGGAATTGCTTCTAAGGCTGAGAATATTCGAGATTCATCGGTTCAAGTAGCAAAAAACGTGCCTGAGCCGTCGGAGGCATCAGCAGCAGCCACACCAAAGATAGTTTTAGCTACTGCGGCGATTCCTAAAGGAAAAATGCCCGCGCCACCGCCACCGCCACCGCCACCGACAGGAAAAGGGCCTGCATCACTACCAACACCACCACCAATCCCATCAAATAAAGGTCCTGCTCCACCACCGCCACCGCCGTCTAGCAGTGTTTCTTCAGCTTCGTCTTTGCCAGCAACGAAGGGGATGATGGGTAAACGCGCGTCCTCTGAGGGAGAAGGGACTTCTAGCCATGGTAGTGGACAGGTGAAACTCAAGCCATTGCATTGGGATAAGGTGAACCCGGATGTTAAGCATTCAATGGTGTGGGATAATATCGACAAGGGATCTTTCAAGTAATGATTCTACAAAACTTTTCTTCTCAATCTATCATAAATTTAGTCTGAATTCTTACCTTTCTTGTGATGTGAATGCAGGTTTGATGGTGATATGATGGAAGCTCTCTTTGGATATGTGGCAACGAACCGAAAATCCCCTAGAGGGGATGGTACATCGTTTACTTCAAAGCAGGATAAATCAAGTGCTCCGCGACAAATTTTCATTCTCGACACAAGAAAATCACAGAACACAGCAATAGTGATCAAGTCTCTAGGCATTACTAGTGAAGATATAATCAGTGTATTACTCGAGGGACGAGGTCTGAATACCGATACATTAGAAAAGCTTGTAAAAGTTGCTCCAACGGATGAGGAAATGTCCGGAATTCTTGAATTTAATGGTGATCCCGCACGTCTTGCTGATGCCGAATTTTTCCTATATCATCTCCTTCAGGCTGTTCCATCGGCATTTAGTCGTTTCAATGCAATGCTGTATAAGTCAACGTATGATGTAGAGGTTTCACATATCACAGGATACTTGCAAACACTGGAATCAGCTTGTAAGGAGCTTAGAACTCGAGGGCTTTTCTTGAAACTTTTAGAAGCCGTGCTTAAAGCGGGAAATCGATTGAATGCAGGCACGTCAAGAGGAAATGCTCAAGCTTTTAATCTTACAGCTTTGAGAAAACTATCTGATGTCAGAAGTATGGATGGAAAAACAACACTTCTTCAGTTTGTCATTCAAGAAGTGGTTCGAGCAGAGGGTAAACGATGCGTGCTTAATAGAAATCAGAGCATGAATAGGACTAATAGCCGTAGCAGCAAAGCTGAGAGCCAAAAAACTGATAAATTattatcaaaagatgatagGGAAAGGGAATATATGATGCTTGGTTTACCAATAGTCGGTGGCCTGAGCGCTGAGTTCTCCAATGTTAAAAAATCAGCAGCATTAGACTACGATCTTCTTGTTAAAGCAGTCTCATCATTGGCAGAACAATTGGTGGAAACTCGAAAAGTCCTGGCACAATGTAGGGATAATGGAGGATTCACCCAAGAAATGGCGGGTTTCCTTGATGCAGCTGAATTGGAGATACAAGTGGTTAAAGAAGAGCAGACAAGAGTAGTAGAGCTTGTGAACAAAACAACAGATTACTATCAAGCAGGGTTGTCAAAAGAGAAAGGGACAAATATACTTCAATTATTTGTCATTGTGAAAGATTTTCTCGGAATGGTTGATCAAGTTTGTGTAGAAATCGCTAGAAATGCGCAGAAAAAGAATCCTGTACCATCATCTTCTCCTTCCGTGGCAGGATCATCGTCTGCCGGATCCCCTAGAGTGTTTAGATTCCCTAAATTGCCGGCGAATTTCATGTCAGAGGATTCAATGAGCAAATCCAGTGATTCAGATAATGATTCTGAGGGTAGGAATGACTTTCAGTTTTGTATAGAAGCGAAAAAgaattgaaaatgtttttcttaTTTGTTCATTCTTCAAGTATATGATTCTCTTCCATTTGTTATTCTGATTAATACCACAGAAACATAAGGAGTTCGATTTTTAGAATTAGTATTCCGTTCTTTCTGGTTTTTGTCTTTGAAATTTCATCCTTTAAAGGCGAGGATACAGTAAAATCAAGATAAATGAgtttaaagtttgaaatacatGACATGCATTCAGGATGAATGTGGCCGTAAGAGTATTATGTGATCCTCTGTCATATAGTATATTGCATCCTAGAGATATGCTAATGCAGTGCGGTTAGAAGTCGTGAGCTGCATTTTAGTTGGCATTTACGATTAAAAGATGGTTTATCGTGTGACACAACGATCGAAATACTGTACTTGGGAATATTGAACGAACATGCACTTGCGAAGCTATATAATGTTTGAGTTGTTACacaattaaaagattttgaGTTACATCGCTAACTCGTTTATTGAAGATAAATTAAATTGACAGCTCCTTAGGCTTGGCCTGATTGTATaagcaaataataataataataataataataaattaatgaaCAAAATCTACAGTTTGAAAATGTACAACTGTCTCCTTTTACTTTATATAGCCCCCTTCGCTGACTGGGAAAAACTAAAGCATACCCTTTTTCATCACATACTCAAAATACACCGATACCAGCAGAGAAACATAATTGTTTCTTGCTTCAGCTACGGCACAAAAAGTTGCACTAGTCTTTCTGCTACTGATGTCCAGAAGTTCTTACCACGTGCTCGATTGTCCAGCATATATGCTCGCTCGGATAACTAAATCCTTACCCCATTTTCGGTGGTGTCTTAGTTTTCCACAAGAACAGTCTTTCACCTATTGGACACAGGACGGGCGATAACGAATCTTATTGCCCAGAACACCCTCCTGCGAAAAGGTTAATAAAATCTTCGAGTGAGGGTCGTATCAAAATGGTCGAGCAAGATTGATCAATCATCATGAACTAAAGGACCATTGAAGCCGGTTATAACTTTGAAAATAAACCCCTTTTGCCACGAAGATGCACTAAATTTGTGGTCTCAACTCTTTGGCACTATAACAGAACTACCGTAATTAGAAATTGATTAATCCAGTACTTTTAACAGGTAACTCTTTGATTTTCAACCATTGTGCTCTTGTTAAACAAAATCAAGAACCAGAGAAACTGCGTATAATTTACCATTTGTGAATGACCCTTTCCTCGAGTCTGATAAAAAGAAGGCATAGGCGTGGCCTTGAAGTTGAGACTTTGTCTCAGTTTCTTGATCTCAGATTCCTTTTCTTCCTGGATCGAATTTTCCGTCAAAGTCAAATAAAAGAAATGGAGCATTTTGCGGTTTTTTTACACAAACGTACCTTAGATTTTGCTCTAAGTCGTGCGTTTTCACTCTCTCTGGTGATTGATTTTGCCTTCAAATTCTTCAAAAACTGCTCAAATTCACGATTAGTCACGCAAACAAGTaaaggaaaattaaattttaggcAGGAAAAAATTGTGAAGTATATATTTCGAAGCCAAATGAAGGCTTGATGGAACACGATACCTCTTTACGCTTCTCAGCTCTTTCATCACTTCTCAAGAAAGGCGATGCGTTTTTTTGATGTGGTGCTGAACTTTTTTGCAATCTGGCATAGATTTGAAAAACCATAcaattcaagaaaattcaagGTGCTACAATAAGAGTGAAAATTCAAGACAAAACATTGATTATCCACAGTCATCATCATTTTCCTTCTCATGCACTCGAAAGAACGCAATCCATAACACACTAACAGAACAAAATTTCTGAAATACTGAAACTATTGATCAAACTCAGTGTATTGAAAAACATAGATTCTCAGTAATTTGATGGATTACCTTTTATTCTCATTACTAGGTGTGGGAAACGTGGAGATCTTTGGCTCACAAGTTTCGGATGACGCCTGCCAGAGTAAATTAGACCTTTCAATTCACATCACATGgcataaatatataatgatCCATGAATTCGAAGTAAAATTTGTGAACCTGCTTTAATGAACTGCACTTTCCACTTGAGGGCGATCCTTTGAAACGATTCTGATTAATCCCAAATGCTCGTTTGATGTTATCTTGATCCCCCAATATCACAGACTTGCTTTCTTCCAGTGGAAAATTCTTGATCTTTGGCAATGATGACTCGCTCTCCTTCTTTTTGGAGACGTGGGGAACAGATTTTGTCAAGTGAACTGATATTGGCCTAGAATATCGGGGAATTGAAGCTTGAGGAGTTCGGACAACCGGTGAGGCAATTTTATCCGTTGTCCTTTTAGTAGTAGTTGCCTGGACATCAGAAACACTAGTTAAACTCACCAGATCATTCAATATGAATTGAAGAATTGGATTACTAAAACGTGAAGGACACAATAAGCTTCAGAATCTAGACCTTTCGAGCTATATCTCGAGCATTCGACTTTGAACTTTGCTTTTCCAATACAGTTGGTTGTTCTCTGCTATCTTTACTCTCAGGAGGTGTTTCCACGGTTATCGGAAAGTTATTTCTAGGAGTCCCCACCGCAACCAACGTCCCTTCTTCTCCGGCATTTGATTCGAAAACGTTTCCATTACCATACAACGCTTCCTCGTTTATCTGAAGAACACTATCCTTGTTTTCCTCCCCTAAATCAATCTCATCTACGAAACAATCTGCACAAGCTCCCTGCTTCACCCCTTGAATCGATCCAGAATCATCATCTTTCACCTCATCATCGATCATTACATTCCTCGAAAAAGTCCCACATGCCTCACGTCCAATTTCCTCTTCTGATTTCTCACCATTACATCTAACAGACTTATCTTCAATCCCAGATGAATTTCCAAGAACCTCTTCCTTGGTCGGCTCCTCCGAGCTTGGACCAGCATCCTCCTCCACCTTCTCCTGCTCTAATTCCATAGCTTTCTCATCATCAATAACTACATTCGTCGAAAAAGCTCCACGGGTCTCACTTCCaatttcttcttctgatttCTCGCCATTACATATAACAGACTTATCATCAATCCCAGATGAATTTCCAAGAACCTCTTCCTTGATCGGCTCCTCCGAGCTTCGACCAGCATTCTCCACCACCTTCTCCTGCTCTAATTCCATAGCTTTCTCATCATCAATAACTACATTAGTCGAAAAAGCTCCACGGGTCTCACTTCCAATTTCTACTTCTGATTTCTCACCATTACGTGCAACAGACTTATCTTCAATCCCGGATGAATTTTCAAGAACCCCTTCGATGATCGTCTCCTCCGAGCTTCGATCAGCATCCTCCACCAACTTCTCCTGCTCCAATTCCATAGCTCTCTGAGCAGCAACTTTTTTGTAATGGGCTTCAAAGTATGCCTTCTTCTGCGCTACCAAACCAGGAGTTGACAAATTCCCAGCTTCCTCCAAATACTTATTCTGGGAGAAATGCGACCATTTCTCCCAAGAAAGTGTGTTCATCCAGAAATCTACCAAATGAAACCGAAACTCCCAGTCCAGCATCAGGCTCACCCATCTGTTTGCACAACAAAACTTCTTAATCTCAATTCAAACTTTTGATTTTCAGACAAGGGACGTAAATTCTAATCAAACGGAACAAATACTAGCTAAGAGGACTTCAAATTTGACTTAAATGGAGTACCTTCTTCCCTATAGCCGGTGCTTCCACCAAGGATTCACCCATTGATCTCTCAATATCAATGATATATACTTACTCGTAAAGCTTTCGCAAGTAAGGGAATCGGCAAAAATCATCAAGTAACCAAAGATTAAGCAAAGTGGTTGTCATATGGACAAGAAATATGCAGCTTAAATCTTCAAAATGTCAtcataaatttcata
This window of the Primulina tabacum isolate GXHZ01 chromosome 4, ASM2559414v2, whole genome shotgun sequence genome carries:
- the LOC142543466 gene encoding formin-like protein 4 codes for the protein MAVKSQPCKILCSIILLIVSSIPRSLSQSTSPQNIQTYYPTSTPPPPPPPPPLPTLQPPSPPRSSSTRAAVGRAIGVTAAATLVCSGLLFFLLLRYSNRRRVRDNSIVSPNPTISAPVTHADNFSRFNGNLKGVIVDENGLDVLYWRNLESGEKRTSFNKQYYKLKDEQKEEQKRTGSEKERKNEAPLQEIPLLRGKSSTSQSLVWGEKEERMTNKAPTLLSGIASKAENIRDSSVQVAKNVPEPSEASAAATPKIVLATAAIPKGKMPAPPPPPPPPTGKGPASLPTPPPIPSNKGPAPPPPPPSSSVSSASSLPATKGMMGKRASSEGEGTSSHGSGQVKLKPLHWDKVNPDVKHSMVWDNIDKGSFKFDGDMMEALFGYVATNRKSPRGDGTSFTSKQDKSSAPRQIFILDTRKSQNTAIVIKSLGITSEDIISVLLEGRGLNTDTLEKLVKVAPTDEEMSGILEFNGDPARLADAEFFLYHLLQAVPSAFSRFNAMLYKSTYDVEVSHITGYLQTLESACKELRTRGLFLKLLEAVLKAGNRLNAGTSRGNAQAFNLTALRKLSDVRSMDGKTTLLQFVIQEVVRAEGKRCVLNRNQSMNRTNSRSSKAESQKTDKLLSKDDREREYMMLGLPIVGGLSAEFSNVKKSAALDYDLLVKAVSSLAEQLVETRKVLAQCRDNGGFTQEMAGFLDAAELEIQVVKEEQTRVVELVNKTTDYYQAGLSKEKGTNILQLFVIVKDFLGMVDQVCVEIARNAQKKNPVPSSSPSVAGSSSAGSPRVFRFPKLPANFMSEDSMSKSSDSDNDSEGRNDFQFCIEAKKN